A single window of Pyrus communis chromosome 10, drPyrComm1.1, whole genome shotgun sequence DNA harbors:
- the LOC137746997 gene encoding uncharacterized protein isoform X1 yields the protein MEPATLTNSMDLKIGELLKEVQLDYSPAFTKAVDDAVSVIKRAIDKIPEGLNVTADEARGFVRDIGADKVEFAFKKPKSIEIGGSYAIQCVVKPEVNVDLFVRMPKECFHEKDYLNYRYHAKRCLYLCVIKKFLKSSSLVEWSTLQNEARKPVLIVYPGVKLVEVPEFCVRIIPTAPSLFNIPKLHLERNNVRALNQGGVPQATPKYNSSILEDMLIEDTEEILKKTFLGWKELQEALILLKVWARRRTPMYAYDCLGGYLISVILSYLVDRNRIKKSMTTMHIFRFTLSFLANSELWKHGLYFTPKDQKAIPKEKRLPLKESFPVVICSPATNFNLAFRMTRAGFLELQDESASTLTCIDKCRDGGFEEIFMTTVDYPVKYDHIIRLNLKGNSAVYASGFCLDDECWRLYEQKVQSVLIQGLSDRVKNVRVTWRNMLSDRIIKNGLSTLNAEPLLIGISVSSIEKAFRLVDIGPDADNKAEAFKFRKFWGEKSELRRFKDGKIAESTVWESEQWKRHIILQRISEYVLLRHLSISKENIMHIVDQLDFSLLYGTGDPVSSSGNLLGAFEILSKRLRLLEDIPLKVSTVQPLDSAFRFSSVFPPEPHPLANEKGAFVRLHRFTPSCIRPLEVMIQLEGSGNWPMDDLAIEKTKSAFLLKIGESLQNNWGMTCTATEDDVDVFVSGYAFRLKIWHERGLTLLRRETGNDLVKQVSNTDRELYFRSQHSSMINGLQGCYAAYGPVVRLAKRWVASHLFSACLGEEAIELLVAYVFLKPLPFNAPCSRITGFLRFLRLLSDYDWNFSALIVDINNDLTPKDMQEINDNFMSSRKTNKENVLSVIPAMFLATTYDKASEAWTRFSPNLMELKRLMAYAGSSAKLLTKLISEDHDDKHRWECLFRTPLNNYDAVILLHREKLPYPQHLLFPSELNQGAGVHVACGNASNVFHPFLLPGDMKGNSEALRNKLLVNFDPLRCYVGDLEAKYPNTFKLWYDSLGGDAVGITWGRYGSKKRGREEEAEEVKDPTGLLKNIGEVGTGFVRGVYLLKAPRLTS from the exons ATGGAGCCCGCTACGCTGACGAACTCAATGGACCTAAAGATTGGGGAGCTCTTGAAAGAGGTCCAGCTCGACTATTCACCCGCCTTCACCAAGGCCGTCGACGACGCCGTTTCAGTCATCAAAAGAGCCATCGACAAAATCCCAGAAGGCCTCAAT GTTACAGCTGATGAAGCGCGGGGATTCGTCAGGGACATTGGCGCTGACAAGGTCGAATTCGCGTTTAAGAAGCCGAAATCTATTGAAATTGGTGGGAGTTATGCCATACAGTGCGTTGTAAAACCTGAAGTTAATGTGGACCTCTTCGTTCGGATGCCCAAG GAGTGTTTCCATGAGAAAGACTATTTGAATTACCGGTACCATGCGAAAAGGTGCCTGTACCTTTGTGTAATAAAAAAGTTTTTGAAGTCTTCTTCATTAGTTGAATGGTCCACCTTACAGAATGAAGCCCGGAAACCTGTATTGATTGTCTATCCAG GCGTAAAACTTGTCGAAGTCCCTGAGTTTTGTGTAAGGATAATTCCTACAGCACCATCCCTTTTCAACATTCCAAAGTTGCACCTAGAGCGCAATAATGTTCGTGCTCTAAATCAAG ggggaGTTCCTCAGGCTACTCCTAAGTACAATAGTAGTATTTTGGAAGACATGCTCATTGAAGATACTGAAGAAATTCTCAAGAAAACTTTTCTCGGGTGGAAAGAATTACAAGAGGCATTAATTTTGCTGAAG GTCTGGGCTCGTCGGAGGACACCAATGTATGCTTATGATTGCTTGGGTGGATATCTGATCTCTGTCATATTGTCATACCTTGTGGATAGGAATCGTATTAAAAAGTCAATGACGACAATGCACATATTCCGTTTTACCCTGAGCTTCCTTG CCAATTCAGAACTTTGGAAACATGGGCTCTACTTTACACCGAAAGACCAAAAAGCTATTCCAAAGGAG AAAAGGTTGCCTCTTAAAGAATCATTTCCAGTTGTTATATGTAGTCCAGCTACAAACTTTAATTTGGCCTTCCGAATGACAAGGGCTGGATTTCTCGAG CTCCAAGATGAGTCTGCTTCGACACTTACATGCATAGACAAATGTAGAGATGGTggatttgaagaaatttttatgACCACGGTGGACTATCCTGTAAAATATGACCACATCATAag GTTGAACTTAAAGGGGAACAGTGCAGTTTATGCATCAGGATTCTGCTTGGACGATGAATGTTGGAGATTATATGAGCAGAAGGTGCAGAGTGTTTTAATTCAAGGGTTGAGTGACAGAGTGAAGAATGTACGTGTTACCTGGAGAAATATGTTATCAGACCGCATCATAAAAAAT GGATTGTCGACCCTCAATGCGGAGCCATTGCTTATTGGAATTTCCGTAAGCTCCATAGAGAAAGCTTTTAGGCTTGTTGATATTGGTCCAGATGCTGATAACAAAGCGGAG GCCTTCAAATTCCGCAAGTTCTGGGGGGAAAAGTCTGAGCTCAGGAGATTTAAAGATGGTAAAATTGCAGAAAGCACAG TTTGGGAAAGTGAGCAATGGAAAAGACATATCATCTTACAAAGGATTTCTGAGTATGTGCTTCTGCGACATCTTTCTATATCAAAAGAGAATATAATGCACATCGTAGATCAACTTGATTTCTCTTTGCTATATGGTACTGGAG ATCCTGTATCATCTTCTGGGAATTTGCTTGGGGCATTTGAAATTCTATCGAAGCGCTTGCGGCTTCTTGAAGACATTCCACTGAAGGTTTCTACCGTGCAGCCCCTAGATTCAG CTTTCAGGTTTTCTTCTGTATTCCCACCTGAACCTCATCCGCTTGCTAATGAGAAGGGTGCTTTTGTAAGATTACATAGGTTCACTCCTTCCTGCATTCGTCCGCTGGAAGTTATGAtccag CTGGAAGGTTCTGGAAACTGGCCAATGGATGATCTAGCAATTGAGAAAACTAAATCTGCCTTCCTTCTCAAGATTGGAGAGAG TCTCCAGAATAATTGGGGGATGACGTGTACAGCTACGGAGGATGATGTGGATGTTTTTGTTTCTGGATATGCATTTCGCCTAAAAATTTGGCATGAGAGAGGCCTGACTTTGTTGAGACGGGAAA CTGGAAATGATCTAGTGAAGCAGGTCTCTAATACGGACAGGGAACTTTATTTCCGGAGTCAACATTCCAGCATGATTAATGGATTACAGGGTTGTTATGCAGCATACGGGCCAGTTGTTAG GCTTGCAAAACGGTGGGTAGCTTCACATCTGTTTTCGGCTTGCTTGGGGGAGGAGGCAATTGAACTATTGGTTGCATACGTCTTTTTGAAGCCTTTACCATTCAATGCTCCATGCTCACGAATCACTGGATTTTTGAG GTTCCTACGATTACTATCAGATTATGACTGGAATTTTTCTGCATTAATTGTCGACATAAACAATGATTTGACTCCAAAAGATATGCAAGAGATAAAT GATAATTTCATGTCAAGTAGAAAAACTAACAAAGAAAATGTGCTAAGTGTAATCCCAGCAATGTTCTTGGCTACAACTTACGACAAGGCATCTGAGGCCTGGACCAGATTCTCACCAAACTTGATG GAGTTAAAAAGGTTGATGGCTTATGCTGGAAGCAGTGCAAAGTTGTTGACCAAACTGATATCGGAGGATCATGATGATAAGCATAGATGGGAG TGCCTTTTTCGAACTCCTTTGAACAATTATGACGCAGTTATTCTTCTTCACAGAGAAAAATTACCTTACCCCCAACATCTTCTCTTTCCATCCGAATTAAATCAAG GTGCAGGGGTACATGTGGCATGTGGGAATGCGAGCAACGTTTTCCACCCATTTCTGTTGCCTGGAGACATGAAAGGAAATTCGGAGGCACTAAGAAATAAGCTATTGGTAAACTTTGATCCACTGAGGTGCTATGTCGGGGATCTAGAGGCAA AGTACCCCAACACCTTCAAGCTATGGTATGATTCTCTGGGTGGTGATGCTGTTGGCATAACGTGGGGGAGATATGGTTCAAAG AAACGAGGGCGGGAAGAAGAAGCAGAGGAGGTAAAAGATCCAACTGGTTTATTAAAAAACATCGGTGAAGTAGGAACAGGATTTGTGAGAGGGGTTTATCTTCTCAAAGCCCCAAGGCTCACGAGTTAA